A window of the Helianthus annuus cultivar XRQ/B chromosome 4, HanXRQr2.0-SUNRISE, whole genome shotgun sequence genome harbors these coding sequences:
- the LOC118491458 gene encoding uncharacterized protein LOC118491458: MKFCTEFVQTERIKINRFYGILKAEFREFITPSKCETLDELINLARDREIEIKRQEERGEKRPNEKSGSSTPTKKGKYQEQGRKDKSKSGITPCKTCGKLHTGECLLGKKGCYKCGKEGHSSYQCPTSPKTCFNCFEKGHIKSECPKLQQESRKEDKKQEGSRAKGRMFQITSEEAKSHPNVISGIFLLNSIPVYVLFDTGATMSFISNEIIQHLSFKIERMPMPLEVEIADSKIYMLHEVCRNCKFTIEDEEFDIDLIPMVLGEFKMIVGMDWLARHHVEIDCENKVMLIQAPSGRQLSIQGERNVETKLCTLVQAFKYVLNGSRAYLAYVVDARQTLPKLEDVETVNEFPDVFPEELSGLPPEREIEFRIEVNPGAKPVAKAPYRLAPTEMRELMTQLQDLLDKGFIRPSVSPRGAPVLFVKKKDGHVVWIDARAVAFMDLMNRVCRPMLGKSVIVFIDDILVYSRSKAEHAKHLREVLEILRKEKLYAKFPKCAFWLREVQFLGHVINAEGVLVDPSKIDADFSKIALPLTRLTRRKEKFVWGKEQEEAFRILKEKLSSPPVLTLPDGTEDLVVYSDASQQGLGCVLMQRGKVIAYASRQLKPHERRWLELIKDYDCDILYHPGKANEVADALSRKGTPPPIRVKSMKMIVTPQLLEMIRDSQRKSLAAEDSKKERLKGVADKLEESPTGLKMRFGRVWIPRFCEVKTAILEEAHKSRYSVHPGATKMYRDLKANYWWPGMKRDIVKYVAKCLTCSQVKAEHQKPYGESQPLGIPLWKWEELTMDLVTKLPRTKKGHDKIWLRKCLADDTALVPLDDIELDEGLNYVERPIAIKDVNVKNLRNKAVKQVLVQWQHRKGSELTWEVEDEMRKHYPFLFGMTLID; this comes from the exons atgaagttttgtaCGGAGTTTGTGCAAACCGAAAGAATAAAGATCAATCGCTTTTACGGCATACTGAAGGCAGAATTCAGGGAATTCATCACTCCCTCGAAATGTGAAACCCTTGATGAGCTTATTAATCTGGCGCGGGATAGAGAAATAGAAATCAAGAGGCAAGAAGAACGTGGTGAAAAGAGACCAAATGAAAAGAGTGGAAGTTCGACTCCGACTAAAAAGGGGAAGTATCAAGAGCAAGGAAGAAAGGATAAGTCGAAGAGTGGTATCACGCCTTGCAAGACTTGTGGAAAACTACATACGGGGGAATGCTTGTTAGGCAAAAAGGGATGCTATAAATGTGGTAAAGAAGGGCATTCGTCTTATCAATGTCCAACTAGCCCGAAGACTTGCTTCAATTGTttcgaaaaggggcatatcaaatCTGAATGCCCAAAACTTCAGCAAGAGTCGAGAAAAGAGGATAAGAAGCAAGAAGGTTCTAGGGCCAAAGGGAGAATGTTCCAAATTACATCCGAAGAAGCCAAGTCTCACCCGAATGTGATTTCAGGTATCTTTTTACTAAACTCCATACCAGTTTATGTTCTGTTCGATACTGGAGCTACTATGTCATTTATTTCGAATGAAATCATACAACATCTGTCCTTTAAGATCGAACGAATGCCAATGCCTCTAGAAGTAGAAATAGCCGATAGTAAGATCTATATGTTACACGAGGTGTGTAGAAACTGCAAATTCACTATAGAAGATGAGGAATTTGACATCGACCTCATACCTATGGTTTTGGGGGAATTTAAAATGAttgtggggatggattggttggcGCGACACCATGTGGAGATTGATTGTGAAAATAAGGTAATGCTCATCCAAGCTCCAAGTGGAAGACAATTGAGTATTCAAGGAGAGAGAAATGTAGAAACCAAGTTGTGCACCTTGGTCCAAGCTTTCAAATACGTACTTAACGGGAGTAGAGCATACCTAGCTTATGTAGTAGATGCCCGACAAACCCTCCCGAAGCTTGAAGACGTTGAGACCGTGAATGaatttccggatgtatttccggaagaatTGTCGGGACTCCCACCCGAGAGAGAAATAGAGTTTCGCATCGAAGTAAATCCGGGTGCGAAACCCGTTGCAAAGGccccctacagacttgctcccaCCGAGATGCGCGAATTAATGACACAACTACAAGATCTTCTAGATAAGGGTTTCATACGCCCGAGTGTGTCGCCTAGGGGAGCACCTGtcttatttgttaagaagaaagacgg TCATGTCGTTTGGATTGACGCACGCGCCGTCgcgtttatggatcttatgaaccgggtgTGCCGACCCATGTTAGGCAAATCGGTAATCGTGTTCATAGATGATATCTTAGTCTATTCGCGAAGCAAAGCcgagcatgcaaagcatttgcgtGAAGTACTCGAAATTCTCCGCAAGGAGAAACTTTACGCAAAATTTCCGAAATGCGCCTTCTGGCTCAGGGAGGTACAGTTTCTAGGCCACGTGATCAATGCGGAAGGTGTTTtagtagatccgtcaaagattgATGCC gatttctcgaagatagcTCTACCCTTAACCAGATTAACGAGAAGGAAAGAAAAGTTTGTATGGGGTAAGGAACAGGAAGAGGCCTTTCGTATACTGAAGGAGAAATTGTCGAGTCCTCCGGTCCTGACGTTACCAGATGGGACTGAAGATCTGgttgtttattcagatgcttcACAGCAAGGGTTaggttgtgttttgatgcaaagggGAAAGGTTATTGCATATGCTTCGCGGCAACTAAAGCCTCACGAG cgaagATGGTTAGAACTGATTAAGGACTATGATTGTGACATCCTTTATCACCCGGGAAAAGCGAATGAGGTGGCTGATGCACTAAGCCGAAAAGGGACTCCACCTCCAATTCGTGTGAAGTCCATGAAAATGATAGTTACTCCACAATTACTTGAGATGATACGGGATTCCCAAAGGAAGTCGCTTGCAGCAGAAGACTCAAAGAAAGAAAGGTTAAAAGGTGTGGCCGATAAGCTGGAAGAAAGCCCGACCGGACTTAAGATGAGGTTCGGCCGAGTTTGGATACCGCGTTTCTGCGAAGTCAAGACCGCGATACttgaagaagctcataaatcacGATATTCGGTTCACCCcggggctacaaagatgtatcgagaTTTGAAGgccaattattggtggccgggcatgaaacgcgaTATCGTAAAGTATGTCGCAAAATGCTTAACGTGCTCTCAAGTAaaagcggaacatcaaaagccctacGGGGAATCACAACCTTTGGGGATACCGTTGTGGAAATGGGAGGAACTAACAATGGATTTAGTAACCAAGCTTCCAAGAACGAAAAAGGGGCATGATaaaatatgg TTGAGAAAATGTCTCGCGGATGATACTGCGCTAGTACCTCTCGATGACATCGAGTTAGACGAGGGATTGAATTATGTTGAGAGACCCATAGCTATTAAAGACGTTAACGTGAAGAATCTCCGCAACAAAGCTGTTAAACAAGTGTTGGTGCAATGGCAGCACAGAAAGGGTTCAGAACTTACATGGGAAGTAGAAGACGAAATGAGGAAGCACTATCCGTTTCTCTTTGGTATGACATTAATTGATTAG